The following are encoded together in the Glycine max cultivar Williams 82 chromosome 8, Glycine_max_v4.0, whole genome shotgun sequence genome:
- the LOC100798422 gene encoding potassium channel AKT2/3 isoform X1: MEGMNFSSYNPQLASSLKKSYSKQEHDHSVERNHLNEEDHMSPSFNLRNISKLILPPLGVSSQNPVNSKGWIISPMDSRYRCWESFMVLLVAYSAWVYPFEVAFMHKSSNKEIYIVDTVVDLFFGIDIVLTFFVAYIDRTTHLLVRDKKKIVVRYLSTWFVMDLASTIPYEAIGYLFTGRQKVGLPYFLLGLLRFWRIRRVKQYFTRLEKDIRFSYFWVRCARLLSVTLFSVHCAGCLYYMLADRYPHQGKTWIGAVNPNFRETSLRIRYISAMYWSITTMTTVGYGDLHAVNTIEMIFIIFYMLFNLGLTAYLIGNMTNLVVEGTRRTMEFRNSIEAASNFVCRNRLPPRLKEQILAYMCLRFKAESLNQHQLIEQLPKSICKSICQHLFFATVEKVYLFKGVSKEIILSLVAKMKAEYIPPREDVIMQNEAPDDVYIIVSGEVEILDTETEKERILGTLHTGEMFGEFGALCCRPQSLTYRTKTLTQLLRLKTNTLLEAMQIKREDNIQILKNFLQHFKQVKDLSIKDLMVENVEEEDPNMAVNLLTVASTGNAAFLEELLRAGLDPDIGDSKGKTPLHIAASNGHEGCVKVLLKHACNMHIKDMNGNTALWDAIASKHYSIFRILFQLSALSDPNIAGDLMCTAAKRNELTVMTDLLRQGLNVDSKDHRDTTAIQIAMAENHVDMVQLLVMNGADVSDVHNHEFCSSTLNEMLQKREIGHLINVTEVMLSEVVLKGRHQEQEHNGGRSNSGLKFPRVSIYRGHPVVRREKCSMEAGKLIRLPDSIEELKTIAGEKFGFDAKDAMVTNEEGAEIDSVDVIRDNDKLFFCWIS, from the exons ATGGAGGGGATGAACTTCAGTTCATACAATCCTCAACTAGCCTCTAGCTTGAAGAAGAGTTACAGCAAGCAAGAGCATGATCATTCAGTAGAGCGTAATCATCTCAATGAAGAAGATCATATGTCTCCCTCTTTCAATCTGCGGAATATTTCAAAGCTCATTCTCCCCCCACTTGGTGTTTCAAGCCAGAATCCAGTTAACTCAAAAGGATGGATCATATCACCAATGGATTCCAGATACAG GTGTTGGGAGAGTTTTATGGTTCTTCTGGTAGCTTATTCTGCATGGGTGTATCCCTTTGAAGTTGCTTTCATGCACAAGTCTTCCAATAAGGAAATCTATATTGTGGACACTGTTGTTGATCTTTTCTTCGGTATTGATATTGTTTTGACATTCTTCGTGGCTTACATTGATCGAACCACTCATCTACTAGTTCGAGACAAGAAGAAGATTGTAGTAAG ATACCTGTCTACATGGTTCGTGATGGATTTGGCATCAACTATACCATATGAGGCAATTGGATATTTGTTCACTGGCAGACAGAAAGTGGGCCTCCCATACTTCCTCTTGGGCCTGCTCAGATTTTGGAGAATCAGACGGGTCAAGCAATACTTCACAAG GCTTGAGAAAGACATCAGGTTCAGCTATTTCTGGGTCCGATGTGCTAGGCTTCTTTCT GTAACACTTTTTTCAGTTCATTGTGCTGGGTGTCTGTATTACATGCTAGCTGATCGTTACCCCCACCAAGGAAAGACATGGATTGGAGCTGTGAATCCAAACTTCCGAGAGACAAGCCTTCGGATCAGATACATTTCAGCCATGTACTGGTCCATCACTACCATGACCACTGTAGGTTATGGTGACCTCCACGCTGTCAACACCATAGAAATGATCTTCATTATTTTCTACATGCTCTTTAACCTTGGCCTAACTGCTTACTTGATTGGTAACATGACAAATCTTGTTGTTGAAGGAACTCGCCGTACCATGGAGttt AGAAATAGCATTGAAGCAGCATCAAATTTTGTGTGCCGAAATCGGTTGCCTCCAAGGTTAAAAGAGCAGATCTTGGCTTACATGTGCTTAAGATTTAAGGCAGAGAGCTTGAACCAGCATCAGCTTATTGAACAGCTTCCGAAGTCGATTTGCAAAAGCATCTGCCAGCATTTGTTTTTTGCAACTGTAGAGAAAGTCTATCTTTTCAAAGGCGTctcaaaagaaattattttgtcCCTG GTTGCAAAAATGAAGGCAGAATACATACCACCCAGAGAGGATGTTATCATGCAAAATGAAGCACCAGATGATGTTTACATAATAGTCTCTGGCGAAGTGGAGATCCTCGATACTGAAACggagaaagaaagaattttAGGGACTCTACATACTGGGGAAATGTTTGGAGAGTTTGGTGCACTTTGTTGTAGACCTCAGAGCCTTACCTACAGAACCAAGACTCTCACACAGCTCCTGAGACTCAAGACCAATACTCTTCTAGAAGCAATGCAGATTAAAAGAGAAGATAACATACAAATACTCAAAAATTTTCTTCAG CATTTCAAGCAGGTTAAGGATCTGAGTATcaaagatttgatggtggagaaCGTAGAAGAAGAGGACCCTAACATGGCTGTGAACTTGCTAACTGTGGCAAGCACTGGCAATGCTGCTTTTCTTGAGGAGCTTCTAAGAGCAGGTTTGGATCCTGACATTGGAGACTCCAAAGGGAAAACTCCATTG CACATAGCAGCATCAAATGGGCATGAAGGGTGTGTTAAAGTCTTACTCAAGCATGCATGCAACATGCATATAAAAG ACATGAATGGTAACACTGCACTATGGGATGCTATAGCATCAAAACATTACTCAATATTCCGGATCCTCTTCCAGCTTTCTGCTCTCTCTGATCCAAACATAGCAGGCGATCTCATGTGTACAGCAGCAAAAAGAAATGAACTAACAGTGATGACCGATCTTCTAAGGCAAGGACTAAACGTTGACTCCAAAGATCACCGTGATACAACTGCAATCCAAATTGCCATGGCCGAAAATCATGTTGACATGGTTCAGTTGCTTGTCATGAATGGTGCTGATGTCTCTGATGTGCATAACCATGAATTTTGTTCATCCACCTTAAATGAAATGCTGCAGAAGCGTGAAATTGGGCATCTAATTAATGTAACTGAGGTCATGCTCAGTGAAGTTGTATTAAAAGGGAGACATCAAGAGCAGGAGCACAATGGAGGAAGATCTAATAGTGGACTAAAGTTTCCAAGGGTAAGCATATATAGAGGTCACCCTGTagttagaagagaaaaatgttcCATGGAAGCTGGGAAGCTAATAAGGTTGCCTGATTCAATAGAGGAACTAAAAACTATTGCAG GTGAAAAATTTGGGTTTGATGCAAAAGATGCAATGGTGACAAATGAAGAAGGAGCTGAAATAGACTCCGTTGATGTGATCAGAGATaatgacaaactttttttttgttggataaGCTGA
- the LOC100798422 gene encoding potassium channel AKT2/3 isoform X2, with the protein MDLASTIPYEAIGYLFTGRQKVGLPYFLLGLLRFWRIRRVKQYFTRLEKDIRFSYFWVRCARLLSVTLFSVHCAGCLYYMLADRYPHQGKTWIGAVNPNFRETSLRIRYISAMYWSITTMTTVGYGDLHAVNTIEMIFIIFYMLFNLGLTAYLIGNMTNLVVEGTRRTMEFRNSIEAASNFVCRNRLPPRLKEQILAYMCLRFKAESLNQHQLIEQLPKSICKSICQHLFFATVEKVYLFKGVSKEIILSLVAKMKAEYIPPREDVIMQNEAPDDVYIIVSGEVEILDTETEKERILGTLHTGEMFGEFGALCCRPQSLTYRTKTLTQLLRLKTNTLLEAMQIKREDNIQILKNFLQHFKQVKDLSIKDLMVENVEEEDPNMAVNLLTVASTGNAAFLEELLRAGLDPDIGDSKGKTPLHIAASNGHEGCVKVLLKHACNMHIKDMNGNTALWDAIASKHYSIFRILFQLSALSDPNIAGDLMCTAAKRNELTVMTDLLRQGLNVDSKDHRDTTAIQIAMAENHVDMVQLLVMNGADVSDVHNHEFCSSTLNEMLQKREIGHLINVTEVMLSEVVLKGRHQEQEHNGGRSNSGLKFPRVSIYRGHPVVRREKCSMEAGKLIRLPDSIEELKTIAGEKFGFDAKDAMVTNEEGAEIDSVDVIRDNDKLFFCWIS; encoded by the exons ATGGATTTGGCATCAACTATACCATATGAGGCAATTGGATATTTGTTCACTGGCAGACAGAAAGTGGGCCTCCCATACTTCCTCTTGGGCCTGCTCAGATTTTGGAGAATCAGACGGGTCAAGCAATACTTCACAAG GCTTGAGAAAGACATCAGGTTCAGCTATTTCTGGGTCCGATGTGCTAGGCTTCTTTCT GTAACACTTTTTTCAGTTCATTGTGCTGGGTGTCTGTATTACATGCTAGCTGATCGTTACCCCCACCAAGGAAAGACATGGATTGGAGCTGTGAATCCAAACTTCCGAGAGACAAGCCTTCGGATCAGATACATTTCAGCCATGTACTGGTCCATCACTACCATGACCACTGTAGGTTATGGTGACCTCCACGCTGTCAACACCATAGAAATGATCTTCATTATTTTCTACATGCTCTTTAACCTTGGCCTAACTGCTTACTTGATTGGTAACATGACAAATCTTGTTGTTGAAGGAACTCGCCGTACCATGGAGttt AGAAATAGCATTGAAGCAGCATCAAATTTTGTGTGCCGAAATCGGTTGCCTCCAAGGTTAAAAGAGCAGATCTTGGCTTACATGTGCTTAAGATTTAAGGCAGAGAGCTTGAACCAGCATCAGCTTATTGAACAGCTTCCGAAGTCGATTTGCAAAAGCATCTGCCAGCATTTGTTTTTTGCAACTGTAGAGAAAGTCTATCTTTTCAAAGGCGTctcaaaagaaattattttgtcCCTG GTTGCAAAAATGAAGGCAGAATACATACCACCCAGAGAGGATGTTATCATGCAAAATGAAGCACCAGATGATGTTTACATAATAGTCTCTGGCGAAGTGGAGATCCTCGATACTGAAACggagaaagaaagaattttAGGGACTCTACATACTGGGGAAATGTTTGGAGAGTTTGGTGCACTTTGTTGTAGACCTCAGAGCCTTACCTACAGAACCAAGACTCTCACACAGCTCCTGAGACTCAAGACCAATACTCTTCTAGAAGCAATGCAGATTAAAAGAGAAGATAACATACAAATACTCAAAAATTTTCTTCAG CATTTCAAGCAGGTTAAGGATCTGAGTATcaaagatttgatggtggagaaCGTAGAAGAAGAGGACCCTAACATGGCTGTGAACTTGCTAACTGTGGCAAGCACTGGCAATGCTGCTTTTCTTGAGGAGCTTCTAAGAGCAGGTTTGGATCCTGACATTGGAGACTCCAAAGGGAAAACTCCATTG CACATAGCAGCATCAAATGGGCATGAAGGGTGTGTTAAAGTCTTACTCAAGCATGCATGCAACATGCATATAAAAG ACATGAATGGTAACACTGCACTATGGGATGCTATAGCATCAAAACATTACTCAATATTCCGGATCCTCTTCCAGCTTTCTGCTCTCTCTGATCCAAACATAGCAGGCGATCTCATGTGTACAGCAGCAAAAAGAAATGAACTAACAGTGATGACCGATCTTCTAAGGCAAGGACTAAACGTTGACTCCAAAGATCACCGTGATACAACTGCAATCCAAATTGCCATGGCCGAAAATCATGTTGACATGGTTCAGTTGCTTGTCATGAATGGTGCTGATGTCTCTGATGTGCATAACCATGAATTTTGTTCATCCACCTTAAATGAAATGCTGCAGAAGCGTGAAATTGGGCATCTAATTAATGTAACTGAGGTCATGCTCAGTGAAGTTGTATTAAAAGGGAGACATCAAGAGCAGGAGCACAATGGAGGAAGATCTAATAGTGGACTAAAGTTTCCAAGGGTAAGCATATATAGAGGTCACCCTGTagttagaagagaaaaatgttcCATGGAAGCTGGGAAGCTAATAAGGTTGCCTGATTCAATAGAGGAACTAAAAACTATTGCAG GTGAAAAATTTGGGTTTGATGCAAAAGATGCAATGGTGACAAATGAAGAAGGAGCTGAAATAGACTCCGTTGATGTGATCAGAGATaatgacaaactttttttttgttggataaGCTGA